A genome region from Clostridium pasteurianum includes the following:
- a CDS encoding AraC family transcriptional regulator, with translation MKEFTSCKESINNCIKSKDFSIAHLHTEEETMAIHIHDCYEIYYSISGGKQFLIDNKLYDINSGDLFVINQFESHYVSQINKEIHERIVISIYPDFLKTISTNKTALNYCFKHRSENFSHKISLNKEQQNRFMYFINKITSAKGFGADMIEYSSFIELMVYLNTLFLNNENSSSLSLYKYNNQIQEMIHYINDNVTKDITVKHLAEHFFLSESYICRIFKLSTGTTINKYITARRISIAKSLLSNGLSINDVCIKCGFNDYSNFLKAFKKAVGVSPKKYSTFSLN, from the coding sequence ATGAAGGAATTCACATCATGCAAAGAGTCCATAAATAATTGCATTAAAAGCAAAGATTTTTCTATTGCACACCTGCACACTGAAGAAGAAACTATGGCAATTCATATACATGATTGCTATGAAATTTATTACTCAATTTCTGGCGGTAAGCAATTTTTAATTGATAATAAATTATATGATATAAATTCTGGAGATTTGTTTGTCATAAACCAGTTTGAAAGCCACTATGTTTCCCAGATAAATAAAGAAATTCATGAAAGAATAGTTATTTCAATATATCCTGATTTTTTAAAAACTATTTCTACCAACAAAACAGCTTTGAATTACTGTTTTAAACACCGCAGTGAAAACTTCAGTCATAAAATTTCACTTAATAAAGAGCAGCAAAATAGATTTATGTATTTTATAAACAAAATTACAAGTGCAAAAGGTTTTGGTGCTGATATGATTGAATACTCAAGTTTTATAGAGCTTATGGTTTATTTAAACACACTTTTTCTCAATAATGAAAATTCATCATCACTATCTTTATACAAATACAACAATCAAATTCAAGAAATGATTCACTACATAAATGACAATGTTACAAAAGATATTACTGTAAAACATTTAGCAGAACACTTTTTTTTAAGCGAATCATACATTTGCAGGATTTTTAAATTATCAACTGGGACTACCATAAATAAGTACATTACTGCAAGAAGAATATCCATAGCTAAATCTCTTCTCTCAAACGGCTTGAGCATTAATGATGTTTGCATTAAATGCGGCTTTAACGATTATAGTAATTTCTTAAAAGCATTTAAAAAAGCCGTTGGGGTATCGCCTAAAAAATACTCTACATTTAGTTTAAACTAA
- the nifJ gene encoding pyruvate:ferredoxin (flavodoxin) oxidoreductase translates to MAKKLKTMDGNEAAAYASYAFTDVAAIYPITPSTPMAELVDNWSSHVRKNIFGQPVKIVEMQSEAGAAGAVHGSLIAGALTTTYTASQGLLLMIPNMYKIAGELLPAVFHVSARALATHALSIFGDHQDVMATRQTGFALLASSNVQEVMDLAMIAHLSAIKARVPFVHFFDGFRTSHEYQKIEMIDYNDVAPLVDYESIKIFRERALNPEHPTVRGTAQNPDIYFQGREASNNFYNAVPDIVENYMRKIEKITGRIYHPFDYYGDPNAEGIIIAMGSVCDTIEETVDYLRGKGEKVGVLKVHLYRPFSIDYFFKYLPKTIKKIAVLDRTKEPGSAGEPLYLDVVNAFYNSPNKPIIVGGRYGLGSKDTRPSQILSVFENLKSQNPKNRFTIGIVDDVTNLSLPEGEIVDTTPEGTIRCKFYGLGSDGTVGANKSAVKIIGDNTNMYCQAYFSYDSKKSGGSTVSHLRFGNKPIKSPYLIYTADYIACHNKSFIYNINVLKGLKKNGIFVLNCPFKDNELDEHLPNSMKKYIADNNIQFYTIDAVSIAQEVGLGSRINMIMQATFFKLANIIPVDKAVQYLKDSIEYTYGKKGAAIVDANKKAVDAGVNAAHKVSVPEAWKNAQSDYKPLKKLPDFIEKIERPMARHEGDELPVSTFKGMEDGVFPLGVTAYEKRGIAVKIPEWQIDKCIQCNQCSYVCPHSVIRACLLDDNEKENAPEKFMTKNPTGKGFENLHYRIQISPLDCTGCGNCADICPAPGKALIMKPASEEIEEQSENFEYALKVKPKEGIMSLNTVKGSQFATPLLEFNGACPGCGETPYIKLLTQLYGDRMMIANATGCSSIWGASAPAIAYTTNNFGKGPSWGNSLFEDNAEYGYGMFLAVKQMRERLAELMTEALKSDINMQLKDAFSSWLEGFDDGDKSKEASIRILKILENENFKDNKVLAEIYDKKDYLVKKSHWLLGGDGWAYDIGFSGVDQVLSLGDDVNIFVMDTEIYSNTGGQSSKSTPAGAVAKFASAGKRTRKKDLGLMAMTYGNVYVSQIAMGSNMNQTIKAITEAEAYKGPSLIIAYAPCISHGIKTGMGTSIAEEKKAVDSGYWHLYRYNPMLKKEGKNPFILDSKEPTEPYTNFINGELRYSSLKTIFPENVENAFKKSEEDAKNRYSLYKKLSEL, encoded by the coding sequence ATGGCTAAAAAATTAAAAACTATGGACGGAAATGAAGCTGCTGCCTATGCTTCTTATGCATTTACAGATGTAGCTGCCATCTATCCTATAACTCCATCTACTCCAATGGCTGAACTAGTTGACAATTGGTCATCCCATGTGAGAAAAAACATATTCGGTCAGCCTGTTAAAATTGTTGAAATGCAATCAGAAGCTGGTGCAGCTGGTGCAGTTCACGGTTCTTTAATTGCCGGTGCGCTCACAACTACATACACAGCTTCTCAAGGCTTACTATTAATGATACCTAACATGTATAAAATAGCCGGGGAACTTCTCCCGGCAGTATTTCATGTAAGTGCTCGTGCACTGGCAACCCATGCATTATCCATTTTTGGAGATCATCAAGATGTTATGGCAACAAGACAAACAGGTTTTGCGCTTTTAGCATCTTCTAATGTTCAAGAAGTTATGGATTTAGCTATGATTGCCCATTTATCTGCTATTAAAGCAAGAGTACCCTTCGTACATTTCTTTGATGGTTTTAGGACATCGCACGAATATCAAAAAATTGAAATGATAGATTATAATGATGTTGCACCTTTAGTTGATTATGAATCAATTAAAATATTTAGAGAACGTGCTCTTAATCCAGAACATCCTACCGTTCGAGGAACAGCACAAAACCCAGATATTTATTTTCAAGGAAGAGAAGCCTCAAACAACTTCTACAATGCCGTTCCTGATATTGTTGAAAACTACATGAGAAAAATAGAAAAAATCACAGGACGTATATATCATCCTTTTGATTACTATGGAGATCCTAACGCAGAAGGCATAATTATTGCCATGGGCTCTGTTTGCGATACTATAGAAGAAACTGTTGATTACTTAAGAGGCAAAGGAGAAAAAGTTGGTGTTCTAAAAGTTCACCTATATAGGCCATTTTCTATTGATTACTTCTTTAAGTATCTTCCTAAAACCATTAAAAAAATTGCAGTCTTAGATAGAACAAAGGAACCTGGCTCTGCTGGAGAACCTCTTTATCTTGATGTTGTCAATGCCTTTTACAATAGTCCAAACAAACCTATTATAGTTGGAGGACGTTATGGATTAGGTTCTAAAGACACAAGACCATCTCAAATTTTATCTGTTTTTGAAAACTTAAAATCTCAAAATCCTAAAAACAGATTCACTATTGGAATTGTAGATGACGTTACAAACTTATCTCTTCCTGAAGGTGAAATAGTTGATACTACACCAGAAGGTACTATAAGATGTAAGTTCTATGGTTTAGGCTCTGATGGTACAGTTGGTGCAAATAAGAGTGCTGTAAAAATCATAGGTGATAACACAAACATGTACTGTCAAGCTTACTTCTCCTATGATAGTAAAAAATCAGGTGGAAGCACTGTTTCTCATTTGAGATTTGGAAATAAGCCAATTAAGTCTCCTTATCTTATTTACACAGCAGATTACATTGCCTGCCACAATAAATCTTTTATATACAATATAAATGTACTTAAAGGCTTAAAGAAAAATGGAATTTTCGTATTAAATTGTCCATTTAAAGATAATGAGCTTGATGAACATTTACCTAATTCAATGAAAAAATATATAGCAGACAATAACATACAATTTTATACCATAGATGCCGTTTCAATAGCCCAGGAGGTTGGTCTTGGCTCAAGAATAAATATGATTATGCAGGCAACTTTCTTTAAACTAGCCAACATAATACCAGTTGACAAAGCGGTTCAATACCTCAAGGATTCTATAGAGTACACCTACGGCAAGAAAGGTGCTGCCATAGTTGATGCCAATAAAAAGGCAGTGGATGCAGGAGTCAATGCGGCGCACAAGGTGTCTGTACCTGAAGCCTGGAAAAATGCCCAATCAGATTATAAGCCTTTAAAGAAGCTTCCAGATTTCATAGAGAAAATTGAAAGGCCTATGGCAAGACATGAAGGTGATGAACTTCCTGTAAGTACATTTAAAGGTATGGAAGATGGTGTGTTTCCACTAGGTGTAACTGCCTATGAAAAACGTGGTATTGCAGTTAAAATTCCAGAATGGCAAATCGACAAATGTATTCAATGTAATCAATGCTCGTATGTTTGCCCTCACAGCGTCATAAGAGCATGTTTACTTGATGATAACGAAAAGGAAAATGCACCGGAAAAATTCATGACAAAAAATCCTACTGGAAAAGGTTTTGAAAACTTACACTACAGAATTCAAATAAGTCCCCTTGATTGTACCGGCTGTGGCAATTGTGCGGATATATGCCCTGCCCCAGGCAAAGCCTTAATAATGAAACCTGCCTCTGAAGAAATTGAAGAACAATCAGAGAACTTCGAATACGCTCTAAAAGTAAAACCAAAAGAAGGCATAATGAGTCTTAATACAGTAAAAGGAAGCCAATTTGCTACACCGCTTCTTGAATTCAATGGTGCTTGCCCCGGCTGCGGTGAAACACCTTATATAAAGCTTTTAACTCAACTTTATGGCGACAGAATGATGATTGCAAATGCCACTGGATGTTCATCAATTTGGGGAGCCAGCGCACCTGCAATTGCATATACTACAAATAACTTTGGAAAAGGTCCTTCTTGGGGAAATTCTCTATTTGAAGACAATGCAGAATATGGTTATGGAATGTTCTTAGCTGTAAAACAAATGAGAGAAAGATTAGCTGAATTAATGACGGAAGCTCTTAAGTCAGATATAAACATGCAGCTTAAGGATGCTTTTTCTTCATGGCTTGAAGGCTTTGATGACGGCGATAAATCAAAAGAAGCTTCAATTAGAATTCTCAAAATATTAGAAAATGAAAATTTCAAAGATAACAAAGTTTTAGCAGAAATATATGATAAAAAAGATTATTTAGTTAAGAAATCCCACTGGTTACTTGGCGGAGACGGCTGGGCATATGATATAGGTTTCAGTGGTGTAGATCAAGTGCTCTCCTTAGGTGATGATGTAAATATATTCGTAATGGATACGGAAATATATTCAAATACAGGAGGTCAATCCTCAAAATCTACACCAGCTGGAGCAGTTGCTAAATTTGCATCAGCTGGCAAGAGAACTAGAAAAAAAGATCTTGGCTTAATGGCAATGACCTATGGAAATGTTTATGTATCGCAGATAGCCATGGGATCAAATATGAACCAAACTATTAAGGCAATTACTGAAGCTGAAGCATACAAAGGACCATCTTTAATAATAGCCTATGCACCATGCATAAGCCATGGTATAAAAACTGGTATGGGAACTAGTATTGCAGAAGAGAAGAAAGCAGTGGACTCAGGATATTGGCATCTATATAGATACAATCCTATGCTTAAAAAAGAAGGTAAAAACCCATTCATATTAGATTCAAAGGAACCAACAGAACCTTACACCAACTTTATAAATGGAGAACTTCGTTATTCTTCACTTAAAACTATTTTCCCTGAAAATGTGGAAAACGCCTTTAAGAAATCTGAGGAAGATGCAAAAAACAGATATTCTCTTTATAAAAAACTATCTGAATTATAG
- the cooS gene encoding anaerobic carbon-monoxide dehydrogenase catalytic subunit, producing the protein MSETIKEKSQGRVSYHDSVEEMVKRIRSDGMSNVFDRYALQEKIRCKFCLQGVSCQLCSNGPCRISEKTGQEKGVCGIGPDAMAMRNFLLKNIMGAGTYSHHAYEAFRTLKATAEGKTPFKITDENKLKWMCEKVGINTNQSKEDMAIELAVLLEDQQRIGNPEDNLMVKAFAPKKRIEVWKKLNIYPAGTVHEEQNCVASCLTNVDGSHVSLAMKALKLGIATIYNTQIGLEMVQDILFGTPTPHEVNMDLGIMDPDYINIVFNGHQPWIGVATILKAETKEVQDMAKNAGAKGLRIVGSIETGQELLQRFPVDDVFVGHMGNWLAIEPLLATGTVDVFAMEENCSPPAIDMYAEKYQVTLASISTIIDLPGIKYKFPYEPSEAGATADKLIKLGIENFKKRKERKIKAVVPKKIQKAVAGFSTEAVLGALGNKLDPLVDVIAKGQIKGVVALANCSTLRNGPQDSMTINLTKELIKKDILVVAGGCGNHALEVAGLCTLDAANTMAGDGLKAICNALKIPPVLSFGTCTDTGRISMLVTALAEHLNVDVPELPIAVTAPEWMEQKATIDGIFALAYGAYTHLSPTPFMTGAPQLVELLTSKAEDVTGGFIALGDDPKEVANNIEAHILKKRKALGLS; encoded by the coding sequence ATGAGTGAAACCATTAAAGAAAAATCACAAGGCAGAGTAAGCTATCACGATTCTGTTGAAGAAATGGTTAAAAGAATTAGAAGTGATGGGATGTCTAATGTATTTGATAGATATGCCCTTCAAGAAAAAATACGATGTAAGTTTTGCTTGCAAGGTGTTAGCTGCCAGCTTTGCTCTAACGGTCCCTGTAGAATAAGTGAAAAAACAGGTCAAGAAAAAGGTGTTTGCGGCATAGGTCCAGATGCTATGGCTATGAGAAATTTTCTCTTAAAAAACATAATGGGAGCTGGTACATACAGCCATCATGCCTATGAAGCTTTTAGAACCTTAAAGGCTACTGCTGAAGGAAAAACTCCATTTAAAATAACTGATGAAAATAAACTTAAATGGATGTGTGAAAAAGTCGGCATAAATACAAATCAATCTAAGGAAGACATGGCAATTGAACTTGCAGTACTTCTAGAAGATCAACAGAGAATTGGGAATCCAGAGGATAATTTAATGGTTAAAGCCTTTGCACCTAAAAAGAGAATAGAAGTCTGGAAAAAGTTAAATATTTATCCTGCTGGCACAGTTCACGAGGAACAAAACTGCGTAGCAAGCTGCCTTACTAATGTAGATGGAAGCCACGTTTCCCTCGCTATGAAAGCCTTAAAGCTTGGCATAGCTACAATATATAACACACAAATAGGTCTTGAAATGGTTCAAGATATACTCTTTGGTACACCAACACCTCATGAAGTAAATATGGATCTAGGAATAATGGACCCTGATTACATAAATATAGTATTTAATGGTCACCAGCCGTGGATAGGTGTAGCCACTATCTTAAAGGCAGAAACCAAAGAAGTTCAAGACATGGCGAAAAATGCTGGTGCTAAAGGATTAAGAATTGTAGGCTCCATAGAAACAGGCCAAGAGCTCCTTCAAAGATTTCCTGTTGATGATGTCTTTGTCGGTCATATGGGAAACTGGCTTGCTATTGAGCCTCTTCTAGCTACTGGAACTGTTGATGTATTTGCAATGGAAGAAAACTGTTCCCCTCCAGCTATTGATATGTACGCTGAAAAATATCAAGTAACTCTAGCCTCCATAAGCACCATAATTGATTTACCTGGAATTAAGTACAAATTTCCATATGAACCATCCGAAGCCGGAGCTACTGCCGACAAATTAATTAAACTTGGCATAGAAAATTTCAAGAAGAGAAAAGAAAGAAAAATAAAAGCTGTCGTTCCTAAAAAAATTCAAAAGGCTGTAGCTGGTTTTTCAACTGAAGCCGTTTTGGGTGCATTAGGTAACAAGCTTGATCCTCTAGTAGATGTAATAGCTAAGGGACAAATTAAAGGTGTCGTAGCTCTTGCAAACTGTTCAACCTTAAGGAATGGTCCTCAAGATTCAATGACAATTAATCTTACAAAAGAATTAATTAAAAAGGACATATTAGTTGTTGCAGGCGGTTGTGGTAATCACGCCCTTGAGGTTGCCGGTCTCTGTACTCTCGATGCTGCAAACACTATGGCAGGTGATGGCTTAAAGGCTATCTGCAATGCTCTTAAAATACCACCAGTATTGAGTTTTGGAACCTGCACTGATACCGGAAGAATTTCCATGCTAGTAACTGCCCTTGCTGAGCATTTAAATGTTGATGTACCAGAGCTTCCTATAGCTGTAACAGCACCAGAATGGATGGAGCAGAAAGCTACTATTGACGGGATTTTTGCTTTAGCTTATGGAGCTTATACTCATCTTTCCCCTACTCCATTTATGACTGGTGCCCCTCAATTAGTTGAACTTTTAACTAGTAAAGCAGAGGATGTTACAGGAGGCTTCATAGCTCTAGGTGATGATCCTAAAGAAGTAGCAAATAACATTGAAGCTCATATATTAAAGAAAAGAAAAGCACTTGGTTTAAGTTAA
- a CDS encoding TIGR04076 family protein: MKKWYDEEYQWKIEVIGFLRGDHTERYCRNGEEVGDKYTCTYGCPVNADGQGICSKAMMIMFPIMEAVRSGGDLENIGGTSKYSKDIVCPDGCVIFRLTAKKLGNENFYKGKFFE; the protein is encoded by the coding sequence ATGAAAAAATGGTATGATGAGGAGTATCAATGGAAAATCGAGGTTATAGGGTTTCTTCGTGGAGACCACACTGAGAGATATTGCCGAAATGGTGAGGAAGTTGGGGATAAGTATACCTGCACCTATGGCTGTCCTGTAAATGCTGATGGACAAGGTATTTGTTCCAAAGCTATGATGATTATGTTTCCAATAATGGAGGCAGTCAGGAGTGGCGGTGATTTAGAGAATATCGGTGGAACTAGTAAATATAGCAAAGATATTGTATGCCCAGATGGTTGTGTTATATTTAGGCTGACGGCAAAGAAACTTGGAAATGAGAATTTTTATAAAGGAAAGTTTTTTGAGTAG